Proteins encoded together in one Drosophila albomicans strain 15112-1751.03 chromosome 2R, ASM965048v2, whole genome shotgun sequence window:
- the LOC127566034 gene encoding uncharacterized protein LOC127566034 has translation MDTDSNPTLQLTVVESDPDADAKSIGSVAKPSEVLEQSSDAANTADAPTEDVPNDTDEEAAAKAAARKARLKQARSIRFTIGDSQPDIQDKIPENEKKTSFFTLDEQSDDVVTTAISTPTRYVGEGSFELEELTLPELEIEEDVDKLLGLDTEEDDGTEEERSSIKGGDSINAKKYFLEHFEIPGLEDISDDEIDSITERLKSLISMERSSSHVGEDIGKFVDPLTGESISSSSSSSSSEPVVMSSISSSSGDAFELKSMQDFKMDAAKAEVDEDLYSKFKSSFVASVEPVEIADFGLIKAKMLITQIAADFLNDLIKNVVITAEQIREDLKFNKSINKWKLHNHLSDVVRKYNIEKDINAYLNSRMSEYHKRAKNLRVFMKLPLELHEKERERYREAITKLDFNLILMAEAKKKSSYLLPSVMMDLSYFESICRHSEQVLNDRMLDTLGRNSEYLRKVTERELRLMSQKRNEISDIRLSLLTRTHTLGRITDKIHKLEQINEDISMDDFITLQNQVAALNKKIEERNLDLKKARGIYHSALHMAQHNREKIQSLTNKLLSRKAHLTRVQDRQRVLREKLYVGKMERQRIRKINSDLTYQGGLLALPSLMYDYDETMERIEVRQAKVDELKEMHTRISNRIAEFELIVGKANSISTVV, from the exons ATGGACACAGATTCAAACCCCACTTTGCAGTTAACTGTAGTTGAATCCGATCCCGATGCCGATGCAAAGTCCATTGGGTCAGTAGCTAAGCCCTCGGAGGTTCTCGAGCAGTCATCCGATGCAGCTAATACAGCTGATGCTCCCACTGAGGATGTGCCAAATGATACCGATGAGGAGGCTGCAGCAAAAGCGGCTGCTCGGAAAGCTCGACTGAAACAAGCGCGTTCTATTCGCTTCACAATTGGCGACAGTCAGCCGGATATTCAGGACAAGATAccagaaaatgaaaagaagaCATCATTTTTTACACTAGACGAGCAAAGCGATGATGTGGTCACAACAGCCATTTCAACGCCCACTCGATATGTTGGTGAAGGTTCTTTCGAGTTGGAAGAACTAACGCTACCTGAATTGGAAATTGAAGAGGATGTCGATAAGCTTTTAGGCCTGGACACAGAGGAAGACGATGGAACGGAGGAAGAGCGCAGCTCAATAAAGGGTGGCGATTCCATAAAtgcaaagaaatattttctcGAACATTTCGAGATACCCGGTTTGGAAGATATCTCTGACGATGAAATCGACTCTATAACTGAGCGTTTGAAATCACTGATCTCCATGGAGCGTTCTTCATCGCACGTCGGCGAAGATATTGGTAAATTTGTCGATCCCCTGACGGGGGAAAGCATCTCGTCAAGCtcatcgagcagcagcagcgagccTGTGGTCATGAGCAGCATATCAAGTTCGAGTGGCGATGCGTTTGAGTTGAAAAGTATGCAGGACTTTAAAATGGATGCAGCGAAGGCAGAAGTTGATGAGGATTTATATAGCAAATTCAAATCGAGTTTCGTTGCTTCAGTGGAACCAGTTGAGATTGCAGATTTTGGGCTAATTAAAGCGAAAATGCTGATTACTCAAATTGCAGCCGATTTTCTAAACGATCTGATCAAAAATGTGGTCATCACTGCCGAGCAGATCCGAGAGGATTTAAAGTTTAACAAAAGCATTAACAAATGGAAGCTGCACAACCACTTGTCAGATGTAGTTAGGAAATACAACATCGAAAAAGACATCAACGCTTATCTGAACTCAAGAATGTCCGAGTATCATAAGCGAGCGAAAAATTTACGCGTTTTCATGAAGCTCCCGCTTGAATTGCATGAAAAAGAACGCGAACGTTATCGTGAAGCTATAACTAAATTGGATTTCAATTTAATCCTTATGGCGGAGGCGAAGAAAAAGTCTTCATATCTTTTACCGAGTGTCATGATGGATCTGTCATATTTCGAAAGTATTTGCCGACATTCTGAACAAGTGCTCAACGACAGGATGCTCGATACATTAGGTCGGAATTCCGAATACCTTAGGAAAGTAACGGAACGCGAACTTCGACTGATGAGTCAAAAGCGCAATGAGATTAGCGATATTCGTCTCTCTCTATTGACAAGAACACACACATTAGGGCGTATTACTgat AAAATTCATAAACTGGAACAAATCAATGAGGATATATCAATGGATGACTTTATTACGCTCCAAAATCAGGTGGCagcattgaataaaaaaatcgaaG AGCGTAATCTGGATTTGAAAAAGGCTCGCGGCATCTATCATTCAGCTTTACATATGGCCCAACACAATCGTGAGAAAATTCAGTCATTGACCAACAAGCTTTTATCACGTAAAGCTCATTTGACTCGGGTGCAAGATCGGCAGAGAGTTTTACGCGAAAAACTCTATGTTGGCAAAATGGAACGTCAGCGTATACGAAAAATAAATTCCGATCTTACCTATCAAGGCGGCCTTCTAGCTTTGCCATCGCTCATGTACGACTACGATGAGACGATGGAGAGGATAGAAGTTCGGCAAGCTAAAGTGGATGAATTAAAAGAGATGCATACACGTATTAGCAATCGTATCGCTGAATTTGAGTTAATTGTTGGTAAAGCAAATTCCATTTCCACCGTAGTCTAA